The Theobroma cacao cultivar B97-61/B2 chromosome 1, Criollo_cocoa_genome_V2, whole genome shotgun sequence genome contains the following window.
gaaagaTTCACAAAGATCATAAGAGGACTTAAGACTTTAGAAAAAGAGTACCTTAATGCCCAGTTGGTGACGAAAATCCTTCACTACTTAGCTAAGTATTGGAGGCCTAAGGTCATTGCCATAGAAAAAGCCAAAACCCTGAATGTACTTAAGTTAGATGAGCTTCTAGGTTCTTTACTTTCTTATGAAATAACCCTCAAgcatgagaaagaaagagatgaaGTACTTAAGTTATTACACATTATGTTTAAAGTGTTTAACTTAAAGAGTTCTATGTCCTAGTGAAATACAAAGATAGAGATCaagttacacgccatgttgaaaaaaaagttgctacatgtcatgttgaaaataaattattacacGTCATGCTTAAAGTGGTTAacttaaacaatatatatcctagtgaaaaaaaaaaagttattacacggcatattgaaaaaaaaagttgttacacaCCGTAttgaaaaaaagttattacacgtcatgtttaAAGTGTTTAACTCTAAGAGTTTATGTCCTAGTGAAATACAAAGAAAGCGATTaagttacatgccatgtttaAATCGTAccatattcaataaaattgttGCATGGCAAGTGCATTAGAGTTGTTACATGCAGACATGGTGTATAACAACTCTAGGTAGTgttctaatttaaaatttcacctATATAACTTCAACCCATCAACTTTGAGGTTTTGTGAATGTAAATTAATAAACCCAACAACATACATTGATGTCATCTTTGTTCTTTAGTTTGTAAATTGATAACGATATAGCAAGACATAAACAGAGAGAGATAGTGATAGTGGTAAAATTAGAGAGTTGGATGATAGGAGAGAGAAATGGAGAGCACAGTAGACGAATATGGGAGAgagaaattgataaaattagaaatagCTGGGTGGCGAAAGAGAAATCATGAGCATAGTAAATAGatgctagagagagaaattaaGAGGAAAAACTATgataaatggtttaatttattgaaaatgacTTCAAGGGCATTTTTATCAAGTCGTGACAAAAATTGAGTAAAAACAGTTAACTTTGTATTAAGAGCTTTTTTTGGAGTGGTTTTATTAGGTTAAtcattttttacaatttcttctttaatttttgttatggTGCTAGATGTGACAAGTATGGCTAAACATccaaaattactattatgaAGTCACTTTTTGTAGCTAGAAATATACCATCATGCTTATGCAATGTTTTGCAAAAAGTGCAACTTATTTTGAATACTTTATACAAATTAAAGTCCATTCTGAATAACATGGTATTCATTTCtgaattcaaaataattttttatacattttgTAACAATCAATCTTTCTATATTATTCAAcaagatgaaattaaaatgCGTGTATGATAtccaattttatattttttttcttatcatatccagttttatttttttttcttatcatatattttgtacatttttatttggattgttgctataatatataatactaTTCAAAATTCTTAACATCAACTgttgataaaattttacaaaatcaatccaacgcttaaaaaaatcatgataTTTCCACAACAAAGTCTTCACCCGTTGTAAAATTGATTGCTTAATGTGGGTATCCTGGTAGTATAAGTGATTAAATTCCATTTGGAATCGGTTAATGATTGTCTTTTTGGTCAAAACCTAACAGAAAAAATCGTATGTGCTTCCCCGTAACCCATTGCCAGTCGTATGTGGGCTTCCGCCACCCATTGCCAATCGTATGTAACCTTCCCCTAACCCATTACCACATACCCAACCCGAACCGACCCACCTCCTTATCCCCTTCTCTCTCCTGCTTTTGCCCCAAACTCCCAAGTCAGACTACATGCTCCTTGAATCTTGCTTCTCCTAAAATTCCCAATTTTTGCTTGTCTCCTTTTTCCTTCCCTCTTGTACAGGCTTCCATAGCCTCTCCCTCTCCTCTGCATTTCTTCTTAATCTGACATCATTCTCAGACGAGTCGTCTTCAATTCTTCCTTCTCCCTGTCTTTCAGACGTGTCGCAGACTTTGGGAATTGAGACGAGTACTTTTAATTCCCTTGTCTTCTGTTTCAGTTTCAGTTATTTTCCTCTACGAACCTGTGGATCCCCTCGATTTGGTGAATTCGATCGCCAAGGATCTGCGTCTCGGATCATGAGATTCAAGTCAGAAATCGACGGGATAAAGCAAATTCTGCAGCTCTGGTTGACCTAttgataaaattgaaatttatatctCAGGTGTATTGCTTCTCTTTTAGCCAGGGACTAGCCGTATTATATTTTGCTTCTATGAGCCTTTTCCATCATATAGTCTGCTGCATGAGTAGGTAATGAAGGGTTTTCATGAGAAGAATGTTGCTCTAAAATGCCCTTCCAAGAGTAGTATTGATATCTCTCATAGCTCCCCATCCTCTGGATCAGAGCCAGGTCCCAGTGACTGTAAGTTCTCCAAGAGTTCTGTGTGGTCAAATTTGTTTGCATCTGCTTTCTCAATCTTTGACACATATAGTGAGTCGTCGGCTTGTGAAAAGAAGGCATTGCATGCTAGAAACAATGGGTGGACAGCAGCTGTGAAGAGAGTTGTCTCCGGTGGCTCAATGAGGAGAATTCACGAGCGTGTTTTAGGTCCAAGCAAGATTGGAATTTCTAGCTCAACTAGCGACATATGGCTTCTAGGCGTGTGCTATAAAATTTCCCAGGTGTCGTCCTCTGGCGATGTGGATGCCAGCAATGGATTAGCGGCGTTCAAACGAGATTTTTCATCACGAATATTGATGACATATCGTAAAGGTCTTTATCATGAAGTTTGCTTTTTACAGGATGCACTTGATAACAAGATTTCTAAGTTATATAGTTACAGGTTTTGATGCTATTGGAGACACAAAAATTACAAGTGACTTCGGCTGGGGTTGCATGCTTCGAAGTAGCCAGATGCTTGTTGCTCAGGtatatattcatttcattttattttccttttctcttgaGCATGTTCAAACAAGCGCTAGGAGAGTTTGTTATGAGTTTTCATCATGAAAATTGACGTTGCTTGTTATCTTGCGTTTATCTTAGCTATGGTTCATGTATCGTTTTCCTTCCTTGCAGGCGTTGCTTTTTCATCAATTGGGGAGATCTTGGCGAAAACCTTTGCAAAAGGTGGTGTAAATCATTTGGGATGTCTGTTCTTGCTTATTTCCTCTAACTCATATGAGAATTAGACTCTGATAGAACTTAAAGTACATTGTGTTCTTCTCTGATGCCTTTCTGCCTATGCAGCCATTTGAGCAAGCATATATTGAGATCTTGCATCAGTTTGGTGATTCTGAGGCCACAGCTTTCTCCATTCACAATCTTGTTGAAGCTGGAAAAATTTATGGGCTTGCTGCTGGTTCATGGGTAGGGCCATATGCCATGTGTCGCTCATGGGAGTCTCTTGCTCGCTCTAAGAGGGAGGAAAATGACCTTGAACACCAGTCACTTCCCATGGCTGTTTATGTTGTTTCTGGTGATGAAGATGGTGAGAGAGGAGGAGCTCCAGTTGTTTGCGTTGAAGATGCTTCTAGacattgttttgaattttcacgATGCCGAGCTGACTGGACACCTATTCTTTTACTTGTGCCCTTGGTTCTTGGACTTGACAAAGTAAATTCCAGGTTTGTGATGTTTTGACTTTCTTCATTTATAGTTTCATGATTGGTAGAGTCATCAGGCCTGATCCGTAAGGTAATCAATATCTTTGTATATATTAGCTTTGTGGTCACTGAAGTTTCCTTCAGTCATGTGCCCTGAAATATCCTGCAATCTCCAGGCCCCAACAACCATGATTGCTAAAGTTGGCAACTTCCTCGTTAAGTGTTATTGCATACTGCATAGATTCACTTAGGAATGAGAATATAGACTTTTCTTACACATAATTGatgaaaattaatcaaattggcacttttataaaaattttaggtAACAACATGGGATCAATTCTAGGTCAATTTGTAATAGCATGGTTGTTATTTCTAACTTTTGGTGCTTAAACTATGATTTGGTGCCATTGAAAGATGATCAGTGCATCTATTTTAGTGCAATTTCATCAGAGAATAAATAAGTTGGAGCCCTGTAGAGAATAGGTTCAGCTGAAGCAAAGAATGTTAAGACTATAGGAATCTTTAAAGCTTTGTGGATGTGAAAGAACACGTCTTTACAAGTCAATGAAGATTCTTCAGTTTTTTTTAACACCTCCTGCAGTATAATTAAAGGTCTGAGTGGGGTTTCAACGATTGATGCTAAGACATGTTTGCTGGAATTGATTTGTAACAAAGTAATAGGTTTGGTTTGTTTCAACCAAGCATGCCAATACCAACttctttaaatcattcttGTTTTGTTAGTGGAATTATTGGTAAGGTTTCTTGATATTGGTGTGCTTAGAAGCTTAAGAATTGTGTAGTCCAAGGACTATCTTTTGGTAAGGATTGTTTTGCTTGATTTCTTAGAATGACTTGCTTAGATTTCACATCCTTTGATATCAAATTGTAGAACTAGAAATTTAAGTTGCTATTGACAGTGTTCGGCAGTTTGTTTCAAGGAATCTCAAGTTTACTTTTTTTTGACTTCGAAGTTTTAGGCTTGAGAATTTAGCAACCTAGGAGTACTTTAGTGGTGATCAGTAAAGGTAACCATAGGATGGCCTTGTGAAGTTGTTTGAGCTCAAAAGGTGGCTCCGTTAGGATTTATCTTGCTTTCTTGATGTTTTGCTTGTAGAGAGCACTTAACAAGATggatgatttttgtttttcttccaaAATCAAGTTCTAGATATGGGGATTAGAAGGGTTAAGAGTTTACGATGAAATGAGCATGTTGTAGAGTATAGATAAGGAATAATGAGCACAAAATAGATTCATTCAAATTTATTgactatattttattttttcttcactttgGGATGGGCTGGGACATCTTGTTCTTCTATGTTAAGTTGGTTGaactattttctattttaacattcaaacaccttcatttttcttaatattctTGTTATTTCATCCACGTAGTATGTTTACTTATattgttttaataatttatgatcTGGTTTGGaagatcataatttttcagttCCATGGTCAATTAAGAGTAAATATTTGGTTCTATGAAGAAATCTAATTCGTCTCAGAAAGAGGGAGAGAAAGCTCTTATCTATTACTTTTAATTGTGAAAAAGTTTGTGCTCTTATTTGTCACTTGATATACAAGATGTTATAAATAAGGATTTAGATAGTGCTCACAAGTTTGTGGTAGTGGCACCCTTCGCTGTCGCTATCCAACTTAATTGGAGGTGTGAATGGTGATTAACATGCATAGCAGTGTAACAAAAAAATGGTTCTAATGGGATTCTAAAGCCGTTATCAATTTTTGTTATGCctttatttattagtttattttttaaatcaaatcaaacagcAAACCCTACCAAATTAGAGAGAACTTATCCCAAGTCCAAGCAATTCAGTCAGaattcaacaaatttgaatCTCAATTAAAGTAAAAGAGGGAATTAGTTCAAGGtaagaaagaaatattcacttaaaattgaattttttcttcacattttttaaaaatttaagttgTCGATGGTTTGGAGAAAGAGCTCTCTTATAGCTTCCATGTGCATGGGCTCTACCTTGTGTGTTGTCTCCTCTAGTATTAACTCCTTTTTTAGTGAGATAGACTTGAGAGTTGAAAATCCCTAGATGGAGAGGGTGTGAGAATGTTGAAGAAACATTAGTGTGGTTTGCTGGGTTAGGTCATGGGTGGCTCTGCCGTTGGATGGAGAAGAAAAGTGGATAGGATTGTGGAAAAGTGGACAGAGAGAAGAAGGGGAAAATGGGGGTGGGGGATTTGGGAGGCTTTTGTCATATGTGGCATCTAAatgccaaattaattttttgctttttcttgtttAGGTGAAAATTTGGGAGGTAGAGGCAAATGATTGGTTGGAAATGGGTATTGGagaaattattttgatgatttagatgaaaatttgagTAGCAATGCGAGTTAATTTgtgaatttcttcttttttctttttttgagtATTATGTGCGTACAAtcctttaaaaataattaatttcaaacgactataattttgattttattaatgtttttgtttaattaattatttaaaatgctGGGCTTGGATATTTGGCCCAATAGTAAAGTGCATGTATCCCTGCTCAAAAAGTTAGGTTTGATTCTTTATCCTGGATAATCATATCTtatcaaaaagaaattttatttggAATGTTCACCCATTATATTTTCTAATTGAATTAGTTTATGAGCTTGACTTCATATATGTTATTTTGTCAATCATATGTATTTATAGCTTTTATGTCCATAAAATTCATGGATATCTTAGtgaacaattttttaaatattccaTATTGACTTAtgagttttaattaaaaaatgtgaagaatttattttatcatataAATGAAGAATTATAATGTCGtaaattactttaaatatcataaataaGTGTTATTGTGGTTACAATTATTATTTACTTCATTTTTGGCAAGTTgtggaaaattgaaaaaaaattccacaACCATGATAAGTGTAACTACTGCTATTTTATCCTTTATGTCAGTAACCACAATAAACATGGCAGCAGATCGCAATTTAAACCCTGGTTATAACTTGCAGAAGCTCACTTTCATTCCATAAACCCCATCCTCTTCTCCCCAAGATTCGAACTTGAGATCTATAGGAAGAAGTCTCAAGTTAAATTGTTTGGGGTTCCCCTTTGGGATCTGCATGTTGTTTTGTTCATACATGTAATGTCTTGCTACATGTAGAAGATGCATTAAGCTTTCGGAGTGCTTGTTAAGATAATGAAATCTTTTATTATCGTTATTCAAGGTAATTGTTCCTATAAGACAAATTTTATAGGAGGTTACTTTGTATAcctattttatcattttttttttatctaagcAAGTTGTCTTCACCAGTTAAAACACAAATATTATAGTCACTTCGTTCTAAATTTACTAGCCTCACTTCTATTTTTAagtgttaaaaatattttccacaGCCAGAACTTAGATATTTACTACCGAACTTCCAACTTTACCCATATAGCTAACAAGAGCTTCTAAAAGAGAGAAGACGCTATTATGGTGAAATTTACTCATGTAATGTAATGCATTACTGTTTTTCTTAATCTTTGAGCTTTTGCAAAGAAGATAGCACTTTTGAGACAGAGGGAGAATTGCATTTGGACTTTGCTTATCTAGAGTAAGTAAAGCATGTATTATGCTTCAATGTAACATGCTTAAAAGAATCAGTTAGAACTCCGGTTTATCCTCATAGAAACAAGTAGCATTATCATAATTGATTATGAATTGAACTTCATTTTTGCTATATGTTCTAACCACttggaattttcttaaatttattatcaGGTACATTCCATCACTGCAAGCAACTTTCACCTTTCCTCAATGCCTTGGCATTTTGGGTGGGAAACCTGGTGCCTCTACTTACATTGTTGGTGTCCAAgaagaaaatgttttttacCTCGATCCACATGACGTTCAACTGGTAAATTCATTGATTACTTAATGTTATTACTCATATGTTCCATTCTCTTATTCTTTCAGATGCATTATAAGTACATAGACTTGTTAGGGAAGCTTCTTTCACTTGTTTGTTATTGTGCTGATGAATGTCTTGCCTCTTCACCAAGATTTTGGACATTTATGTGGAAAGTTATGGGAGTAAATAAGTCTTTATCTAAACCAGACATATTTTTAAGTCAGGGAATTGATTGGTATATTTGAATTCGTAAAGAATGGTTATTTGTCTGCAGTCATGATTATGAAGTGGGGGCGAAACTTAGTTTCTTAAAGCTTCAACAAGCCCTTACTGTATGGATGTAGTGTGGAAGTAGAAACAACAATCCTCTATTTGTTTGTGAAAATTGACTTCTGGGAAGATAATTTTCCTGAAAAACTAGTATTTGTTTATGTTTGGTGCcacatgaaaaatattttatggtgtTTGGAATGTACAatgaaaaatctaaaaaaaaaatattaagattataaaattttcaaaagtataatttcttaaaaataatataaaaatatttcatcttcaacataaaatcacaccacaaaattttattattatttaaattttagtgaCCATAAATGGGCGAGGGGTTGGGTTGAGAAAGAAAGGGATGGATAAGGGAAAAGGGAAAGGGAGAAAGGTAGGGATAAAGACGGAGGGAGGAGAGGATGATGCTCTTACTGGTGAAGGGGGAGGGAGGTGGTGACTGTGTTTTTTGATAGATGTGGAGGATGAAATGAGTGCAAGGGGGATTGGTGAGGGATAAAGGGCTATAGAAAATGGTGAGGGAAATGGAGGGGAAGGGTGAAGGAATAGCGGTGGGAGCTCTTACCTGCAAGTTTGGTACGAGAGATGTGGAGGCTGGACAAGGTTTGTGGGGGTTTCGTTTGAGAGAGCAAGGGCTGGACATTGTCTTCCATTATCTCAAAATGGAAGACAATTTCCCCAAAAATGCTTGGATTTTCTATTGACGAAGTTGTTATCTTTTATTGACCAAGGCAACCCAACATtagaaaatacaaaaatggatttcttaaactttattttcatGAAACAGATGAAGCCTAAAAGGAAAACTAGTGCTTAGGctaaaattgatataaaatgGAAGTTGAAACAATAAATTGGTTTAGGGTTGTAAAACCTTTAACAATAATATGTTTACAACAGCTTTTAATCCTAACCCTTTAACACACATAAACCCCATCTAATTTTAGCTATTCAACCTTATTACGAGTTCACATGCAAGTCACATTGCcacttaataaaataaaaccatataaaaaaatcataattactAACCCATTTAGCAAACTACAACAGCAAATGTAAAGAACATATCAAGATAATTAATTGAGATTAATTTAGGGGTGCTCTAGCATCAAACCAAACTCTTCTAGTTGACAAGAATCTCTTCTCATTAATGAGAACTTTGGTAGCTTTAGCGTAGATTTCTGGCTGCTTTCAGCTCATGTTCTTGAATCCAAGTACTTTCTCACTAGTTGTCGATGTAGAACTAGTAGAGAAAAGAGACGGGATATAGAAATCTAGAGGGAAAATCAGAGATAGAATATAGAAATCTAGAGGAGATAAAATATAGAAATCTAGAAGGAAAATCAGAGATAGGCAGAAGCAATTAGGGAGGAACAGAAGAAATCGGGGGAGAAATAGAACTAGGGGGAAGAAATATGAAAGAATCAATAGAGGAAGAAAATCTTAATAATCAATacctcaaaatctcaaatatCTAAAAGTAAATTATTGGGTCCACTCTTGCTAATCAGCCCATGTGCCGGTTGCTCTTGCCCTTCTGCTATGATCAGTGACGCCTCATCGTTAAGCACATCATTGATCATGCTATGTCAAAATCTTTCGAATCTACAGGTTTGCTAATTTTGATGTCTTGATTCCAATTTTGAGGTCCATTTTGGAAGATTCATCCTCTAAAGGTCAAGATTTTCATGATTagtttatgaaaaataaaagattacttTGGAGCAAATTCTGACTTGGGAAGAAAATATTCGTGAGGCTACTTTGCACTTACAAGAGTCGATTGCTTTAAGAGATAGCTATGGGTTTGAAAATCTTCATCCTCCATTGTTTCATCATTTCAAAGATTATATACTTCAGTGTGAGAAAACATTTGATAATTGGAGAAGTATAGTTTGTTTATGATGGATTGATGgaattgaaagaaatatttggaaaacTAAGTACTAAATTGGGCAAAATTCATGCATTTCCTCGTCAAATCCACCTTCTCGGCATATTTCTCCCATTTCTTGTGAAGAAGGATCTAAGTGATACTCATCAACCACTTGAAGAACTAGAAGTACTACCTAGTTTTGAAACTCGAGGTTCAGTTTTCtaggatttaattttatatattacgGGTTTGAGTGTAATTTTTACATATATTTAGGCTATATTTAGGttattttacattaatttaGAATTAGGGTCCTAAGCattatatttgatattgaGTATTGTGATATTCTCcctttattctttaattaacAGATCACTGCTAGTCACACAACCacttaaataaacaaaatatattattaaccCATTAATAAAACTTTGTAACagagaaaaaatcaaaataactattttagataaattcAGAAATACTCTTGCATCATCTAtccttttgaaaaataaaagtccTTAGTTGTTATTGGATTAAGTTTTGTATGTATCGTTAACATTGCTGGAGCTGGTTTGTAAGAGCTATTTGTTCTCCTTAGGCTTGAAACTTATGaaaaattagtaaaattaAAAGGCTACACTATGAGATGTAATTGTTATGAgcccattatttttttttttgtatttatttttctaattcaAGGTCagcaacaatcaaaataaggTCACATGACTTATTTCAATAAAGTTCATACATCAAAGACTTAAAGCATTCATAAATTACAGACACATAAACTAAGCAAATGAATTAATAACTTAGAGGAGCAACTTAACTACACGTTTCAAACTTACAATTTGGTCTAGGAGTTGATTCCACCACCAAGAATCTGGGAGTAGTTTTTAATAATACCCAAAATGAACTTATCCCTCGTCATTTGGTTTCCTGCATTAGGacttccatttttcttttttaaaaaaagaagaaatctaCTTTTGCTTTCTTGATCCTCTATACCCCTTGTTTTTAACAAATATGTTGGGAAATCATGTAATCAAGAGAAGAATACGCAATGGAAATTTAAAGCTTTTCCCAAAGGCAAGATCAAGCTTTGATTTGTTTAACATAGATAAGATTAACTGCAAGGAAGAAGACAAGTATACCTTTAAAACCTAGTGAGTcgaaatcaacaagatgtcaAACCTTGAATTCTGGAACATATAAACACCAAATCTAGGGTTGTAGTAAACCACAAGTTGTTAAAGTGTGCCCCCTCCAATTATGATCCACACTAGCGAACAGTGAGAAAATCTATAAGAGAGGAGTGTTTGGTCGAATACTTTATTGCTAACTAggatttgttttttcttcaaaagatTTGTATAAGGGGGGACTAAACACTTATTTACATAGGGGAATTTTGCTAGTCCTAACCTTGTAACAATTTGCATAAGTTTTACGCTATTTATAAAACTGCTCTAATTTAATTGAGttctttcaattaaattgttgAAGTTTCAAACTTCTTacaattaagtccaacttaatttctcattttaatttcttgcatAGTCACTCGTAATGTGTGTGATCCATTAGGTCCTTAACATTGTGGCAATAAACATGAGTTATAATCCTAATTCAATTAGGATTAATGGATCAAACTTTATGTagtcatttttaatttcaaattaagtaattcatatttttttcccttaaattaattcatatttaGAGATCAAGATTGACATCTGGAAGTGTGTCATAACCACTCAAATgttaagaaaaatcaaaatggtTTGACTTGACCCTTTAGTGGACAATCTTACcatgtaatttaattcttttatcaACTATTTTCTTGGTAAGACAGAGCATGGTTCagtgtttattttatatatattttaatcatgttAGCTCTTGAA
Protein-coding sequences here:
- the LOC18612877 gene encoding cysteine protease ATG4 is translated as MKGFHEKNVALKCPSKSSIDISHSSPSSGSEPGPSDCKFSKSSVWSNLFASAFSIFDTYSESSACEKKALHARNNGWTAAVKRVVSGGSMRRIHERVLGPSKIGISSSTSDIWLLGVCYKISQVSSSGDVDASNGLAAFKRDFSSRILMTYRKGFDAIGDTKITSDFGWGCMLRSSQMLVAQALLFHQLGRSWRKPLQKPFEQAYIEILHQFGDSEATAFSIHNLVEAGKIYGLAAGSWVGPYAMCRSWESLARSKREENDLEHQSLPMAVYVVSGDEDGERGGAPVVCVEDASRHCFEFSRCRADWTPILLLVPLVLGLDKVNSRYIPSLQATFTFPQCLGILGGKPGASTYIVGVQEENVFYLDPHDVQLVVNLSQDNQEADTSSYHCDIIRHIPLDSIDPSLAIGFFCRDKDDFDDFCLRASKLADESNGAPLFTVAQTHSSFKPISHGNALDDTGEVREDDSLGVVPDMDGSIHEDDWQLL